A stretch of the Crocinitomicaceae bacterium genome encodes the following:
- a CDS encoding type II toxin-antitoxin system VapC family toxin, giving the protein MGFLLDTHTFLWFAAGDRQLPKSSVTLIEDLDLTCCLSIASLWEFTIKVQSGKLLKAPTLSELVNVAQKNNISILPISPEHLEALSTLPFHHRDPFDRLIFAQALSENLTLISRDKIAKSYKVKLLW; this is encoded by the coding sequence GTGGGATTTTTATTAGACACACATACTTTTCTTTGGTTTGCAGCTGGGGATAGACAATTACCCAAAAGTTCCGTTACTTTGATTGAGGATTTGGATCTGACATGTTGTTTGAGTATTGCTAGTTTATGGGAGTTCACAATTAAAGTACAATCCGGGAAATTACTAAAGGCTCCAACTCTCAGCGAACTTGTGAACGTAGCACAGAAAAATAATATCAGTATTCTTCCAATTTCACCTGAACATCTTGAGGCGCTTTCAACCTTACCCTTTCACCACCGTGACCCTTTTGACAGATTAATTTTTGCCCAGGCTCTTTCTGAAAATCTCACATTGATTTCAAGAGATAAAATTGCGAAATCATACAAGGTGAAGTTGCTTTGGTAA
- a CDS encoding 2-oxoglutarate dehydrogenase E1 component yields the protein MDKFTYLGNSDINAIDDLYNKYRQNPESVDIQWARFFEGVDFVKTDFTSGGIPENFQKEFKVINLINGYRTRGHLFTKTNPVRERRNYSPDLSIENFGLEQADLNTVFQAGNEVGIGPATLVEIIEHLKQTYCQSIGIEFAYMREPERIQWLRERIELKNRPKFNAIDKKRIFQKLNNATVFEQFLHKKYVGQKRFSLEGGESLIPALDIIVQHGAKLGVKEIVVGMAHRGRLSTLVNIFEKDHKSVFTEFDGKTFDTDESFDGDVKYHLGYSNDIKTDDGKSIHITLSPNPSHLEAVNPVVGGIARAKLDHYLKDENSIIPVLIHGDAAVAGQGIVYEVIQMAQLDAYRVGGTIHIVVNNQVGFTTNYLDARSSTYCTDVAKTTLCPVFHVNGDDIEAVVQVMKIAVDYRQHFHRDIFIDLLGYRKYGHNEGDEPKFTQPKLYKAIAAHPTPREIYLNQLIAEGVLSKDDGQKYENDYLTTLDKAYDESRKMDKTVVLNFLEKTWEGFRHGKAEDFDQSPVTAVAKNKLTDIGTKLATLPKENKYFRKIEKLLEDRLQMLKDDALDWGMAEMMAYASLLVEGHPVRITGQDVERGTFSHRHAVVKTEDDEKEIITLNLLEKNQAPMSIYNSLLSEYGVLGYEYGYSLANPQGLTIWEAQFGDFFNGAQIMIDQFIAAGEDKWWVQSGLVMLLPHGYEGQGAEHSSARIERFLQMCADYNMQICNTSTPGNHFHLLRRQIHREFRKPLVVFSPKALLRHPKAVSKLDDLAKGSFQEVLDDDVTKSKVDTIVLCSGKFYYEMKDEAEKRGVINATFIRLEQMYPLPEKQLEKVLSGYKNVKQFIWAQEEPENMGAWSYMALALRKYNLDFAAGRPSAAPAAGSGALHKKRLADLFNRLFDKIALQEKTTKK from the coding sequence ATGGACAAATTCACGTATTTAGGCAATAGCGATATCAATGCTATTGACGATTTGTATAACAAGTATCGCCAGAATCCTGAGTCGGTTGACATTCAATGGGCCAGATTTTTTGAAGGCGTTGATTTCGTAAAAACTGATTTCACCTCAGGCGGTATTCCTGAAAATTTTCAAAAAGAATTTAAGGTAATCAATCTGATAAACGGGTATCGTACCCGTGGTCACTTATTCACCAAAACAAATCCGGTGCGTGAACGACGCAATTATTCACCTGATTTATCAATTGAAAATTTTGGTCTTGAACAGGCTGATTTGAATACAGTTTTTCAGGCCGGTAATGAAGTTGGAATTGGACCGGCAACCTTGGTTGAAATCATTGAACATCTTAAACAAACCTATTGCCAGTCTATTGGTATTGAGTTTGCTTACATGCGTGAACCTGAGAGAATACAATGGCTCAGAGAGCGCATTGAATTAAAAAATCGTCCCAAGTTCAATGCGATTGATAAGAAAAGAATTTTCCAGAAATTGAATAATGCAACCGTGTTTGAACAATTTCTCCATAAAAAATATGTTGGTCAAAAAAGATTTTCACTTGAAGGTGGTGAGTCGTTAATTCCTGCTTTGGACATCATTGTACAACATGGTGCAAAATTGGGTGTGAAAGAAATTGTGGTTGGCATGGCGCACCGCGGTCGCTTGAGCACGCTGGTAAATATTTTTGAAAAAGATCACAAGTCAGTTTTTACAGAATTTGACGGAAAGACTTTTGATACTGATGAGTCGTTTGATGGGGACGTTAAATACCACCTTGGTTATTCAAATGATATCAAAACCGATGACGGAAAAAGCATTCATATCACCTTATCACCAAACCCATCTCACCTTGAAGCGGTGAATCCTGTTGTTGGTGGTATTGCACGCGCAAAATTAGATCATTATCTGAAAGATGAAAACAGTATTATACCTGTGCTCATTCATGGTGATGCCGCCGTTGCCGGACAGGGAATTGTTTATGAAGTAATTCAGATGGCGCAGTTAGATGCTTATCGTGTTGGCGGAACCATTCATATTGTTGTAAATAATCAAGTTGGTTTTACGACAAATTATTTAGATGCTCGCTCGTCAACCTATTGTACTGATGTTGCAAAAACAACCTTGTGCCCTGTATTCCACGTGAATGGTGATGATATTGAAGCAGTGGTTCAGGTAATGAAAATTGCAGTTGACTACAGACAACATTTTCATCGTGATATTTTTATTGATCTCTTGGGTTATCGCAAATATGGCCACAATGAAGGAGACGAACCAAAATTTACACAACCTAAATTATATAAAGCAATTGCAGCCCATCCAACGCCGCGTGAAATTTATCTTAACCAATTAATTGCTGAAGGTGTTCTTTCAAAAGATGATGGTCAGAAATATGAAAATGATTATCTGACAACATTAGATAAGGCGTATGATGAATCTCGCAAAATGGATAAAACCGTTGTGCTGAATTTTCTTGAAAAAACATGGGAAGGATTCAGACATGGAAAAGCAGAGGATTTTGATCAGTCACCGGTAACTGCTGTGGCTAAAAATAAATTGACAGATATTGGAACAAAACTGGCAACGCTTCCTAAAGAAAATAAATATTTCCGCAAGATTGAAAAATTATTGGAAGACCGATTGCAAATGTTGAAAGACGATGCATTAGATTGGGGAATGGCGGAGATGATGGCCTATGCATCATTGCTTGTTGAAGGCCACCCGGTACGTATCACAGGTCAGGATGTTGAGAGAGGAACATTTTCTCACCGTCATGCCGTGGTTAAAACTGAAGATGATGAAAAGGAAATTATCACACTCAATTTGCTTGAAAAAAATCAGGCACCAATGTCTATTTATAATTCCTTGTTGTCAGAATATGGTGTGCTGGGATATGAATATGGATACTCGCTGGCAAATCCGCAGGGCCTAACTATTTGGGAAGCGCAGTTCGGTGATTTTTTCAATGGTGCGCAAATCATGATTGACCAGTTTATTGCAGCGGGTGAAGATAAGTGGTGGGTGCAAAGTGGTTTAGTCATGTTGTTACCACACGGTTATGAAGGACAGGGTGCTGAGCACTCAAGCGCCAGAATAGAGCGCTTTTTACAGATGTGCGCTGATTATAATATGCAAATTTGCAATACATCAACACCGGGAAATCATTTTCATTTATTGAGAAGACAAATTCATCGTGAGTTTAGAAAACCCCTGGTTGTATTTTCTCCAAAAGCTTTATTGCGTCATCCAAAAGCAGTCTCAAAATTAGATGATTTGGCCAAAGGTTCATTTCAAGAAGTGTTAGATGATGATGTAACAAAATCTAAAGTTGACACCATTGTACTTTGCTCGGGTAAATTTTATTATGAAATGAAAGATGAAGCAGAGAAGAGAGGTGTCATCAATGCGACTTTCATACGTCTTGAACAAATGTATCCGTTGCCTGAAAAACAATTGGAAAAGGTATTGTCAGGATATAAAAATGTGAAACAATTTATTTGGGCACAAGAAGAACCTGAGAATATGGGCGCGTGGTCATACATGGCGCTTGCACTGAGAAAGTATAATCTTGATTTTGCTGCAGGACGTCCATCTGCTGCGCCAGCGGCTGGTTCGGGAGCTTTGCATAAAAAACGGTTGGCTGATTTGTTTAATCGCCTGTTTGATAAAATTGCACTTCAAGAAAAAACAACTAAAAAATAA
- the odhB gene encoding 2-oxoglutarate dehydrogenase complex dihydrolipoyllysine-residue succinyltransferase, with product MSVLEMKVPSPGESISEVEIATWLVKDGDFVEKDQPIAEVDSDKATLELPAEAAGIITLKAAEGDAVKVGAVVCHIDTSAARPATATPVVEKKAAEPVAEKSTVKAEAAKPNPMPAETKKTETGKSYATGHPSVSAKKLMDENGISSQQVNGTGKGGRITKSDVVNLMAAGFSTESTQGWGGSRNQNREKMSMLRRKVAERLVSVKNETAMLTTFNEVDMKPIMDIREKYKKAFADLHQVNLGFMSFFTKAVTEALNLFPAVNAQLDDKEIIFHDYADIGIAVSSPKGLMVPIVRNAERMSLAEIEAEIKRLAVRARDGKITPDEMTGGTFTITNGGVFGSMLSTPIINPPQSAILGMHNVVERPVAVNGKVEIRPIMYVALSYDHRIIDGKESVSFLVKVKEMLENPERMLFGGKDPVQVLLGL from the coding sequence ATGTCAGTACTTGAAATGAAAGTTCCCTCACCGGGAGAGTCGATATCTGAAGTAGAAATTGCTACCTGGTTGGTAAAAGATGGTGATTTTGTAGAAAAAGATCAACCCATTGCTGAAGTTGATTCAGATAAAGCCACATTAGAATTACCGGCTGAAGCAGCTGGAATTATCACACTAAAAGCTGCGGAAGGTGATGCTGTAAAAGTGGGGGCAGTTGTTTGTCATATTGATACTTCTGCAGCTCGTCCGGCAACTGCAACACCGGTTGTTGAGAAAAAAGCGGCTGAACCGGTTGCAGAAAAATCAACGGTAAAAGCTGAAGCGGCCAAACCAAATCCAATGCCGGCTGAAACCAAAAAAACGGAAACCGGAAAATCGTATGCAACAGGTCATCCATCTGTATCTGCAAAAAAATTAATGGATGAAAACGGAATCAGTTCACAACAAGTAAATGGTACCGGTAAAGGCGGACGCATTACAAAATCTGATGTGGTAAATTTAATGGCTGCCGGTTTCTCAACTGAAAGTACGCAAGGTTGGGGCGGTTCACGAAATCAAAATCGTGAAAAAATGTCTATGCTCAGACGTAAGGTTGCTGAGCGTTTGGTCTCGGTAAAAAATGAGACTGCTATGCTCACTACATTTAATGAAGTAGACATGAAACCCATCATGGATATTCGTGAAAAATATAAAAAAGCATTTGCAGATTTGCACCAAGTGAATCTTGGATTCATGTCGTTCTTTACTAAAGCGGTTACTGAAGCATTGAATTTGTTTCCGGCGGTGAATGCTCAACTTGATGATAAAGAAATTATTTTCCATGATTATGCTGATATTGGAATTGCCGTATCATCTCCCAAAGGTTTAATGGTGCCAATTGTACGCAATGCTGAGCGCATGAGTCTGGCTGAAATTGAAGCTGAAATCAAACGTCTTGCTGTACGTGCACGTGATGGAAAAATTACTCCCGACGAAATGACTGGTGGAACATTTACTATCACTAATGGAGGAGTTTTTGGATCTATGCTTTCTACTCCAATTATTAATCCGCCGCAATCTGCCATTTTAGGTATGCACAATGTGGTTGAACGTCCGGTTGCCGTGAATGGAAAAGTTGAAATTCGCCCTATCATGTACGTGGCGCTTTCTTATGATCATCGCATTATTGATGGTAAAGAATCAGTGAGTTTTCTGGTGAAAGTGAAAGAGATGCTGGAGAACCCTGAACGCATGTTGTTTGGCGGTAAAGATCCGGTGCAGGTGCTGTTAGGATTATAA
- a CDS encoding YqaE/Pmp3 family membrane protein has product MKLKIFMSGLVAAILLSACSTGNDVVSGNGIQKRKYNDGYYISWGKNYKKNNADAKVDDVTIAESQNEKSKIEFTEESVKVTLDLTSETEETFVLVPVIEERESENEIQTTPSQHSSTPLSVTEKNDRTVFKPMRKFSPKSMKKTVEDNASAAADTMIILLVILALFIPPLAVFLFEGATGRFWIDLILALVGWGVGWWLLGPIGWVCGLVAVIYAILIILSVI; this is encoded by the coding sequence ATGAAATTAAAAATATTTATGTCCGGGCTTGTTGCTGCCATTTTGTTATCGGCTTGCTCAACCGGTAATGATGTTGTAAGCGGCAACGGAATTCAAAAAAGAAAATACAACGATGGGTATTATATCTCATGGGGTAAAAATTATAAAAAGAATAATGCGGATGCAAAAGTTGACGATGTCACTATTGCAGAATCTCAAAATGAAAAATCAAAAATTGAATTTACTGAAGAGAGCGTAAAAGTTACGTTGGATTTAACATCCGAAACAGAAGAAACTTTTGTGCTGGTTCCGGTGATTGAAGAGCGTGAATCTGAAAATGAAATTCAAACTACCCCTTCACAACATAGTTCAACACCACTTAGTGTGACAGAGAAAAATGATCGCACGGTTTTCAAACCAATGCGCAAGTTTTCACCAAAGTCAATGAAAAAAACGGTAGAAGACAATGCAAGTGCTGCTGCTGATACCATGATAATTCTTCTTGTTATCCTAGCCTTGTTTATTCCCCCATTGGCGGTGTTTTTATTTGAAGGAGCAACGGGTCGTTTTTGGATTGATTTAATTCTTGCCCTAGTGGGTTGGGGTGTTGGTTGGTGGTTGCTTGGACCAATTGGTTGGGTTTGCGGTTTGGTTGCCGTTATCTATGCCATCTTAATTATTCTAAGCGTCATTTGA
- the dprA gene encoding DNA-protecting protein DprA produces MEKRIFEIGLSLLNGVGPVKAKALVAHAGSAEAVFKESIRALSKIEGIGTITLRGLNRDECLLRAEKELSFIEKFQIGYYYYQDENYPAKLKFCDDSPIVLFSKGNVNFNHRNIAVVGTRKATNYGKTIVKDLVAQLKEYDVQIVSGLAYGIDIEAHRACLHHEMPTLAVLGHGLDLIYPAAHKNTAKQMLQNGGLITEFVSNSPGDTSNFPKRNRVVAGLCAATIVVESALSGGSLITAHLANDYNRDVFAFPGNVDQEYSKGCNYLIQQDKAHLITSAADLVRIMGWEEKEISAPVQPQLFPELSDEEDKIVGYLREKSETDIDNLSFGVQMTHGSLSMHLFNLELKGLVRCAPGKRYSLL; encoded by the coding sequence GTGGAGAAGAGGATATTTGAGATAGGGCTGAGTTTACTCAACGGCGTTGGACCGGTCAAAGCCAAAGCGCTTGTAGCACATGCAGGAAGTGCCGAAGCAGTTTTTAAAGAATCAATCAGGGCATTAAGTAAAATTGAAGGAATAGGCACGATTACCTTACGTGGCCTTAATCGTGATGAATGCCTGCTGCGTGCTGAAAAAGAACTTTCATTTATTGAAAAATTTCAGATTGGATATTACTATTATCAAGATGAAAACTATCCTGCCAAATTAAAATTTTGTGATGACAGTCCCATCGTTTTATTTAGTAAAGGAAATGTCAATTTTAATCATCGCAATATTGCCGTAGTTGGCACACGCAAAGCAACTAATTACGGTAAGACAATTGTAAAAGATTTGGTTGCGCAACTTAAAGAATACGATGTTCAAATTGTAAGCGGACTTGCTTACGGTATAGATATCGAAGCGCACCGTGCATGTCTTCATCATGAAATGCCAACCCTTGCCGTGCTTGGGCATGGACTTGATTTGATCTATCCGGCTGCACATAAAAATACCGCTAAACAAATGTTGCAAAACGGTGGATTGATTACTGAATTCGTGAGCAACTCTCCGGGTGATACATCCAATTTTCCAAAACGCAACAGAGTAGTTGCAGGCTTGTGTGCAGCTACCATTGTTGTAGAAAGTGCGCTCTCAGGCGGTTCATTAATTACTGCTCATCTCGCTAATGATTATAACCGTGATGTGTTTGCTTTTCCCGGCAATGTTGATCAAGAATATTCTAAAGGATGCAATTATTTAATTCAGCAAGATAAAGCACATCTCATTACCTCAGCTGCAGATTTGGTGCGCATAATGGGGTGGGAAGAAAAAGAAATTTCTGCCCCGGTACAGCCACAGCTTTTTCCAGAATTATCAGATGAAGAAGATAAAATTGTTGGATATCTGCGTGAAAAATCTGAAACAGACATTGACAATTTATCGTTTGGCGTTCAAATGACTCATGGCAGTTTATCTATGCATCTTTTTAATCTTGAATTAAAAGGATTGGTACGTTGCGCACCGGGGAAAAGGTATAGTTTGTTGTAG
- the rpoN gene encoding RNA polymerase factor sigma-54, producing MLKQTLSQKMLQKLSPQQIQLMKLLQVPTMELDQRIKEEIEENPALEEGADDDESYEADDYEERDGEVTEAEREFDINDYLDDDLPQYKTSVNNKGKDDEDRSMPLSGGVSFQEVLLSQLGLRKLTQKERTIAEIIIGNIDEDGYLRRDIAAMVDDLAFTQNVQCAEEEIEDVLFLIQDFEPAGVGARDLRECLLLQLERKHHGNIAIHTAKKILEKCFEEFTKKHYDKIMAKFEIEDEDLKDAIDEIVKLNPKPGGSVKEVTDAKNIQQIIPDFILTEEEGELQLTLNARNAPQLRVSKTYEEMLRSYAEGAKSSKADKEAVQFVRQKLDSAKWFIDAIQQRQQTLLLTMQTIIDYQRDYFLSGDETQMKPMILKDIADIVGMDISTISRVANSKYIQTPYGILSLKFFFSEALSTSSGEEVSTREVKKILSEAIGAETKKRPLTDQKLTEILKEKGYNIARRTVAKYREQLNIPVARLRKEL from the coding sequence ATGTTAAAGCAAACACTGAGTCAAAAGATGCTTCAAAAGCTGTCTCCACAACAGATACAGCTCATGAAGTTGCTTCAGGTACCTACCATGGAGCTGGATCAGCGTATCAAAGAGGAGATTGAAGAAAATCCTGCTCTTGAAGAAGGCGCTGATGATGATGAAAGCTATGAGGCGGATGATTATGAAGAGCGAGATGGGGAAGTAACAGAAGCAGAGCGTGAATTTGACATCAATGATTATCTGGATGATGATCTTCCGCAATACAAAACTTCAGTTAACAATAAGGGTAAAGATGATGAAGACAGAAGCATGCCATTGAGTGGTGGTGTGTCTTTTCAAGAAGTATTATTATCTCAGCTTGGATTGCGCAAACTAACACAAAAAGAGCGCACCATTGCCGAAATTATCATTGGAAATATTGATGAAGACGGATATCTGCGCAGAGATATTGCTGCTATGGTGGATGATCTTGCTTTTACTCAAAATGTGCAGTGTGCTGAAGAAGAAATTGAAGATGTACTTTTTTTAATTCAGGATTTTGAACCGGCTGGCGTTGGCGCACGTGATTTGCGTGAGTGTCTGCTATTGCAGTTAGAGCGCAAACACCACGGTAATATTGCGATACATACGGCTAAAAAAATTCTGGAAAAGTGTTTTGAAGAATTTACCAAAAAGCACTATGACAAAATCATGGCAAAGTTTGAAATTGAAGATGAAGACTTGAAAGATGCCATTGATGAAATTGTGAAATTGAATCCAAAACCGGGTGGATCTGTCAAAGAGGTAACCGACGCTAAAAATATTCAGCAAATTATTCCTGACTTCATTCTTACTGAAGAAGAGGGAGAACTGCAACTCACGCTCAATGCACGCAACGCACCACAGTTACGGGTGAGTAAAACGTATGAAGAGATGTTGCGGTCTTATGCTGAAGGCGCAAAATCAAGCAAGGCAGATAAAGAAGCTGTGCAATTTGTCAGACAAAAATTAGATTCGGCGAAATGGTTTATTGATGCAATTCAACAAAGGCAACAAACCTTATTGCTCACCATGCAAACTATCATTGATTATCAAAGAGATTATTTTTTGTCAGGTGATGAGACGCAAATGAAACCCATGATTTTGAAAGATATTGCAGACATAGTTGGTATGGATATTTCAACCATATCAAGGGTTGCAAATAGTAAATACATTCAAACGCCGTATGGTATTCTTTCGTTGAAATTTTTCTTTTCTGAGGCTTTATCTACTTCAAGCGGCGAAGAAGTTTCAACCCGTGAAGTAAAAAAAATTCTCTCAGAGGCTATTGGGGCAGAAACAAAAAAACGTCCGCTTACTGATCAAAAGTTAACTGAAATACTCAAAGAAAAGGGATACAATATTGCCCGACGCACCGTGGCAAAATATCGAGAACAATTGAATATTCCGGTGGCACGCCTGAGAAAAGAACTCTGA
- a CDS encoding phosphatase PAP2 family protein, with product MKLLAQVLSYIFHPLLMPVLGLICIFFLPTFPRTLYIFDSLYFYPGEIKSKLFWVFGVLLFLAPLVSVLIMYWNKMISSLHLEKREERGYPFFIVTFYYLLTYIFFRYQWPEELRHPALVSLLFGLVITGVVVLLINRYFKISIHAVASFGLAGLLLAYNQNQMSFYEKVSFPNIPVILATIVLAGIISTARLYLKSHTLSEILLGMIVGFGTMYACVKWELYL from the coding sequence ATGAAATTGCTTGCACAGGTATTGTCGTATATTTTTCATCCGCTGCTGATGCCTGTACTGGGTTTGATTTGTATTTTTTTTCTGCCCACTTTTCCACGGACGCTTTACATTTTTGACTCACTCTATTTTTATCCCGGTGAAATAAAATCAAAACTTTTTTGGGTTTTTGGTGTGCTCTTATTTCTTGCGCCGCTGGTCAGTGTGCTCATCATGTATTGGAACAAAATGATATCAAGTCTTCATCTTGAAAAAAGAGAAGAAAGAGGTTACCCGTTTTTTATTGTCACGTTTTATTATCTGCTTACGTATATTTTTTTCAGGTATCAGTGGCCTGAAGAATTGAGGCATCCGGCTTTGGTATCTTTATTATTTGGCTTGGTGATTACCGGTGTTGTGGTATTGCTTATTAATAGGTACTTTAAAATTAGTATACATGCCGTAGCTTCTTTTGGTCTTGCAGGATTGCTGCTTGCATATAACCAAAACCAAATGTCGTTTTATGAAAAAGTGAGTTTTCCAAATATTCCGGTGATTCTTGCGACTATTGTACTGGCCGGTATCATTTCAACTGCACGTCTCTATTTAAAATCACATACCTTATCTGAAATATTGCTTGGTATGATTGTTGGTTTTGGCACCATGTACGCGTGTGTGAAATGGGAATTATATTTGTAG
- a CDS encoding M48 family metalloprotease encodes MLALAMVVGILSSCGIGQGTDGKPGSGFNLFTVEQDKQLGLQVAMEIESKPAEYPILDSATNVSAYKYIYDIRNKILATGKVTHKDEFAWRIRIVKDDETLNAFCTPGGYIYVYTGIIKYLDNEAELAGVMGHEMGHADLRHSTRQMTKIFGIQILVNATLGDSSAVADITTALIGLKFSRDHETEADRMSVEYLCGTDWPADGAAGFFEKIEASDGVGVPEWLSTHPSPQNRIQNYHTWAIELACPGKEKFEQRYAAFKKLF; translated from the coding sequence ATGTTAGCATTGGCCATGGTTGTAGGTATTTTATCCTCATGTGGCATTGGACAAGGAACAGATGGTAAACCCGGCAGTGGGTTCAATTTATTCACTGTTGAGCAAGATAAACAACTGGGTTTACAAGTAGCTATGGAGATAGAAAGCAAACCTGCGGAATACCCCATTCTTGACTCAGCAACCAACGTGAGTGCTTACAAATATATTTATGATATCCGCAATAAAATTCTTGCTACTGGTAAGGTGACACATAAAGATGAATTTGCTTGGAGAATTCGCATTGTAAAGGATGATGAAACGTTGAATGCATTTTGTACACCCGGTGGATATATTTATGTTTACACAGGTATAATAAAATATCTTGACAATGAAGCTGAACTTGCCGGCGTTATGGGGCATGAAATGGGACATGCTGATTTGCGCCACTCTACCCGACAAATGACAAAAATATTCGGTATTCAAATTTTGGTAAACGCTACGCTTGGTGATTCATCTGCAGTTGCTGATATCACTACCGCTTTGATTGGATTGAAATTTTCACGTGATCATGAGACTGAGGCAGATAGAATGTCTGTTGAATATTTATGTGGTACTGATTGGCCGGCTGATGGTGCAGCAGGATTCTTTGAAAAGATTGAAGCTTCAGATGGTGTAGGTGTACCGGAATGGTTGAGCACGCATCCAAGTCCGCAAAACAGAATTCAAAATTATCATACATGGGCAATTGAACTTGCTTGTCCCGGAAAAGAAAAATTTGAGCAGCGATACGCAGCGTTCAAAAAATTATTTTGA
- a CDS encoding PKD domain-containing protein, which yields MYRLLSVFFILGIVAMASCKKADPPVDDDNNNDTIPPKALVFDSLITASVVHMNETVDINAYADGDELTYTWTIDIGTLLGTGNVVTFTACCEGMHNVTCTVSDKYGATQAKSITIKVIA from the coding sequence ATGTACAGACTACTTTCGGTATTTTTCATTCTAGGAATTGTGGCCATGGCCTCATGTAAGAAAGCTGATCCACCGGTAGATGACGATAATAATAATGATACCATTCCGCCAAAAGCCCTAGTGTTTGATTCACTAATAACAGCTTCAGTTGTTCACATGAATGAAACGGTAGATATCAATGCCTATGCAGATGGTGATGAGTTAACCTATACTTGGACCATTGATATTGGAACCTTATTAGGTACCGGAAACGTTGTAACATTCACGGCTTGTTGTGAAGGTATGCATAATGTCACCTGCACGGTAAGTGATAAATATGGTGCAACACAAGCTAAGTCTATTACCATTAAAGTGATTGCGTGA
- a CDS encoding energy transducer TonB: MKHFLLYTLFILLSSFTFAQAEEEPIADFAEQEPTYKGGNEAMFKFIEQNFVYPDSSRINGEQGTVFVQFVVNTDGTLTEIKIVKGVSPLLDAEAKRVVSIMPPWNPGSNAGKYVRVRYRIPIKCVI, from the coding sequence ATGAAGCATTTCTTATTATATACATTATTCATTTTGTTAAGCAGTTTCACTTTTGCGCAAGCAGAGGAAGAACCCATTGCAGATTTTGCTGAGCAAGAACCAACTTATAAAGGTGGAAATGAAGCCATGTTTAAATTTATTGAACAAAATTTTGTCTATCCGGACTCATCCAGAATTAACGGTGAGCAAGGAACAGTTTTCGTTCAATTTGTAGTCAATACTGATGGTACATTAACAGAGATTAAGATTGTCAAAGGCGTATCTCCATTATTAGACGCAGAAGCTAAGCGTGTTGTGTCCATCATGCCGCCATGGAATCCAGGCTCAAATGCCGGTAAATATGTGAGGGTACGGTACAGAATTCCTATTAAGTGTGTGATATAA
- a CDS encoding energy transducer TonB: MRFLIVLCLSFYSLTQAVAQDPIPIFEDDSLIYLGDVEASFPGGDLALEKFVSDHIVYPDSAIYYGAEGTVYVRFVVNKDGTLSDIVVMKSAGKFIGAEAIRVFSIMPKWEPATHNGYPVTCRLTYPLKFSLNQ; encoded by the coding sequence ATGAGATTCCTGATAGTACTTTGTTTATCTTTTTACTCATTAACGCAGGCTGTCGCGCAAGATCCTATTCCCATATTTGAAGACGATTCATTAATTTATTTAGGTGATGTGGAAGCATCTTTTCCGGGAGGTGATTTGGCTTTGGAGAAATTTGTTAGTGACCATATAGTTTATCCAGACTCAGCAATTTACTATGGAGCAGAAGGCACGGTATATGTTAGATTTGTTGTGAACAAAGATGGTACCTTATCGGATATTGTTGTGATGAAAAGTGCCGGTAAATTTATTGGAGCCGAAGCCATCCGGGTGTTTAGCATAATGCCCAAATGGGAACCGGCCACGCATAATGGATATCCGGTAACATGCAGATTGACTTACCCACTCAAGTTTAGTTTGAATCAATAA